TCCGCTGATGGGGCAGATTTAGAGACTTCCGCATTCCAAACTCGCGCTTATCACGAGCTGCTCGACAATCCACATATCGAGCTCGATGGTCTGCAGCGCCTACATGAGAACCTGGCTCGGCTCGAGGATCTTCACGGTCGCTTACAGTTTTTGATGCGTGATCTCTCGTCCTTGCTAAAGAAGTAGGTCTTGGAAACTGTATGGCCATTGGTCGAGGGAAAATCCTCGACTGTGAATTAGCGCAATCGAACGCTATTCTAAGACAGTGAAAAACAAAGTTATATTTTTAGCTCTCGTATTGGCTGGTGTGGCGACAGTTTCTTCCTCCTTTGCTGCTGATATCATATACATCGGCGACTCGCACAGCACGGGATGCTTTGGGCGCACACTCGATGTCACACTTCGAACACTGAAAACCAAAGAAAATCCGCAAAGTACAGAAAGACCCGCGACGGTCATCACTCAGGCATCCTGTGGAAGTGCGTCCAGCCATTGGTTGAAATCAAACGGCCACGTCACGCGATGCGGGACACTTATTTGCGATGTCAGTGGTAACTGTGATTCTCGAAACTCAAAAACGGACTCGATCGGAATGTTGCTCGAGAAAGAGAAGCCGAAAGTCACTGTTGTTGCTCTCGGCACTAATATGATTAAGGGAAAGCGCGACCAATCAGAAAGCGAAGCCCGCTCTCTGATTCTAAAAATAAAAGAGGCGGGCAGTCAGTGCATTTGGATTGGCCCACCACAGGCGGCGCTGTTTTTTTCGCCTGAAGCGAAGTTCAATGAGTTTGTTGAAAAGTTAGAGTCGGTCGTTGAATCTGAGGGCTGTCGGTTTGTTTCGAGCGTCGATAAAACTGCCCGCGAAAACTTGAATGACAGCATGGGCCTTCATTACGGCTGCAAGGATGCAGAAACCTGGGCCAAGAAAACAATCCCTGTACTGAAGCCGCTGGTTGAAGCCGCTCTCGCACAAACTCCAGCGGATACAGATTCTGAAGATGATGCACAAGCTGTAGCGAAGTGATTAACTAAACTCTTTTTGGAATCGTGATGGTGATATTGCCGTCGTCGTCGATCTCTTTTCGAACGCCGTCTCGAATGACAGGAAGTCGAAGTGGAAACTCCTGGCGCCAAGTTTGGTAGGCGCTCATTGACGCTTTGGCTCCTTCTGCATCCCGTTTATCAGAAAATTGGCGGGTTGCAGATAGCCAGGCTTTTCCGTCTTTCACGCGAATGTCGACTTTTTCTCTCTCGTGTGGTGGAACTTTTGCGTAAATCGTATATCGGTCATCGGCCTCTTGAATTTTGGCCTCAAAGGATTGAAGGCGATAGAATGGGTCTTCTTTCCTTGCTTCCGCGCGACCGTACTTAGAGTCGAATTCCTTTTGCTGCTCGTAGAGCGCACGTAAATACTTTTCTCGCTGATTGCCTAATGTTGATCGATTAACCGAATCCGTCTTGGCTAGACGAGTGTGGAAATCAGACTCCTGTTCCTTCAGTGTCGCGTCGTGCAGCTTTTCACGATTTTCTATTTTTGCGCGAAGGAGAGTCGTTTCTTCTTTTTCACGCTGATGAGCTAACTGAGTGCGCTCTTCGGCAGCAGTCTTAAAAGTGGAGTCTTGCTGCTGCAAGTTTTGTCTTATTCGCGCCTTTTTTGCCTCTACCTCGAGATCGCCCTCACGCTGAATTCGCTGCGTTTCTTTCGAGTATTCATTTTGAACTTTTTCGTTTGTCGTCAAATATCGTTCCCGTGAAGTCTGAAGCTCTTGCGACTGTTTCTGATCGAGGCCTGTGCGACGCTTTTCGCCTTCTGAGAAGGTTTGGTCATATGCTCGTTTGGCCTGATCGCGCACTTCAAGAAATGCGCGATTGCCCTCAAGCCGTTCGGTTTCAAGTCGTTTACGCTGATCATCCCTGGTTTCAACCTGGACCTGAGCACCACGCTTTTTGATTTCCTCGAGTGTCGCTTGAGATTGCGCCTGCGTGGATTTTATTTTTTCTTGTGCACTTTGCTGCTCTTTTTGAAGAACGGTTCGATTTGCGACCTTTTGTTCCGTGATCTCACGGTTTGCGCGCTCTTGCGTAGCTGAGTATTCAGCTTGGCTCTGCGACTGAAGCTTTTGATGAAGGGCTTGTTGCTCTTTCATCGCATCGCGAAGTTTTGCTTGAGAAGCCTCTAACTGCTTTGTTTGATTTTCCCTCAGTTGGGTGATGGTTTCGGACGCCCGTTCGCGTTCAGCAGCAATCGCTTGCTCATTTGAGTCGCGAACACTCGCTGATCGAGATTTCAAGTTTTGATATTCGCGTTGAGATTGTGAACTCGCTTCTTTCACTTTTGTTTCGCCGTTGGCTTCGATTTGGCGAATGCGTTCCTCTGTCGTTTGTTTGATGTGATTGACAGCGGCGTCGCCAGCCTCGCGGGTCTCATTCTGTGCCCGCGCACTGTTTGCTCGAATTCGTTTCAATTCGGATTCATGCTGTGCTTGAAGCTTCGATTTTTGTTCTACGTGTTCATCCTGAAGACCACGACTGATTGAAAGATCTGACGACATTTCAAGCCCCCTCCATGGAGCAGTTGTCTGGTGTCGCTTCGGCCTCGGGCCTACGCTGCTTTTCGTGCAGTGGCGCGAAAAGACTGCCCTCAGGATATCATGTTTTGCTTTCTATCGGACGTTTTACCTATGAGAATCGGCGTTTGCGGGGCTGCCTGCTGGACTACGGTCTTGATCGCCAGACACAGGTCCTGTCGATTCCGGTGCTGGGCAAAGCGTGCCGGTAAAGTCGCCTCGTCGGTAGCACATCCAGGTTTGCTCGATGCGAATTGTCTCCGAAGTTTTTACTGCAAAGTATTGCCGATACTGAAGGTCATCTAGTCTAGAGATAACGGTGCGGTCCGTGCCAGTCGCAGTGTCAGTAATTCGAAGGCGAAACGCGCGAAGTTCTGCATTTGCCGTTGGGGAAAAAAATACTGGGCAAAGCCCAAAGGACAAAACAGTAAGGAAGCCGATTGTATTGAAAATTTGCCCCATCTTAATTGCCTATCGGCAGATGGAGCGTTGGACCTTAATCAGTGGCTTAGATCGGAGTTTGATCGTATGGCATTTTCCACAAGATGAAAGTACGCTCGAATCATTAAATCGCGTTCTGTCGCGCTGAGCGATCGAAGAAAGCGTTCCTTGTCGTTGAGAGTTGGTTTACCTAAGAACCGCGACAAAAGAGATTGCACTCGTTCCATGTTTTTCATAGTGAAAAAATCTTTTTCGTCGGTTGGAACCATCATCACTCGGCTTACATCTTTTTTGTCGAAGAGAAAGTGTACGCCTTGGGTGCTTTGATGAATGAGGTATTCGATTTGCGCCGTGTCTTTTGGTTTGCCGTTTTTTGATTTTTCCGCGGCCTGCTTTTTTGCGGACTTCTCGGCTGTTTTTCCGTCCAAAAGACCTTCGTCAGCCAGTTGGTCGTCGATGACATTCTCGTCTTTTGAAGAACCCAAACGTGACCCTCGTGGGCCACTCCCTCGTCCATTGCGCATAAGCCTCCCTGCTTCTGCACGACCATTCCTTAGGTCGAGTTTCAAATCTCAATCACTTTTTTAAAAGTGTATCAAATTGGAACAGCTTCATTCTGAGGAGGTTTTATCGGAAGACGCAAAGAAATTCTCATTTCAGCGCGAGCATTACTTATGGGTTCCCCAAACTTGTCGTGATTTGACAGGGTTAAGCAGAAATCAGACAATAGATAGACAGAGGGGATTTTATCACCCCTAAGAAAGGACCTTGCGACTAATCAAAACCCACGCATCAAGCCGATCTCCTGAAGAAACTTACAGTTGATCTTTGAATTGCGATGGGGAGGTGTGGAACGCACCCGCGACCTTAGTCTGGTCGGCGCGCCTAGAAACAACAAGATCGGGGGACAGATGTCTCATTCATCTCATTCAGGTTCTAAGGTCGGCGCGCGTGCGAACGCGAAAGCTATTCGAAAAGCAAAAGGCCCAGTTGTGAAAAAATCAATCGTGATCGATGAATCTCAAGGCCTCGTGTTTGAAACTGAACGCGAGCTTTATAATCATTTTCAGCCGCAAATTTCAATGCTCGAAGCTGAAGTTCTAGCCAACCGCTCGAGCAAGGACCTGCCTTCAAGTGAGTTCCGAAAGTACGAACCGCTTCTGCAGCAGGTCATTGATGATCCAGACGAAATTTGGGAAGACGCTGTTTCGATCCATGGTCTGCGTGTAACAAGTTACGTAGGTCATTACGTCACGGACTCCTCGAAGAGCCTGGACGACCAAGAGGCCGGCGTTTATTACGTCGCTTTGGCCTATGCGGTTGAAGGAAGTGCCCGTTTTATTTATCTGCATTTCCCTTCTCGCGACTTGAAATTGGTCGATAGGTTTCGTCGCGGGGAACTTGTTTTTGACCGCATTATGAAGGAAGTCGAAAAAGGCGCAGTTGAAGGCGATGCCCTTTCTGAAGGGGATGCTTTAGCCGTTGGTCTTTATAAAGCCATGCTTTCTTTGCGCGCCACAACGGACTACGCAGAAGATGTTTTTCATGATCACGAAGAGTCGCGAGAGCCGACCATCGAGGATCCAGACGAGATTTGGCGTTCGTCCGATCTCAACGGCAATACGCTGGTAACATTTGTTAAAAAGTTTGATGAAGGCGCTGCTGGCGACGACGAGTTCTGGTACATCGCTGTGACAGTGGAAGATGAAGCAAGCTCTAGTCATGCGTTACTTTTTTCGTTCCCGACAAACGACGAAAATCTTGTCGATCGTTATCGGCACGGAGAAAACCTTCAGGCCGAAGAAGTAACACAAGAAGCGAGTCATTAGGGTCGCTCACGACACAGCTTAATAAGTAAAGCCCGCCTGGTTTTCGGCGGGCTTTACTTTTTGTAAAGGCGCAGAGGGGAAATTGTTATTGTTAGAAGCAATAGCTAGCAGCGCGGTTCGACCACTCAGACTCAGTCAACGTTTGCGTTCGCTGACTCCAAAACGGGTGCATGTTGTTAAGGACTGAATCGTGAGTCAAAGCGTAGCGATTCGGATTGGCCTGAATAACTGGAAGTAGGAAATCGGCCTGCCCAACAACTGTCGCCGGCGTATTGCTTCCATCGTAGACGACCACTTTCATTGCTTGCCAGTTGTAGTCGACGCCACTCACGACCATCGTCGTCTTATTGAAGAAGTCGACAGCACCTGAACCACCTAGGCTGTGCTCGGTGCGAATCCTGGCCAACGTCGTTCCGCTGACTGACGACAGTGGTGCCGAGATCGGAGACGCTGATCCAGAACCTTTTTCGAAACTAAACTGAAGCGGAGTTGAATCTAGCGACGGCGAGCCGCCGACAACTTTCCATCGAAATGCTTGGATGTAGTAGTTGGAGTTTGTATCGAATGCTTCTACCAGACTGGTGACGCGTACTCGAACTTTGTCCTCTTGAAGAACTCCGTTATAGTAATACGTCGTGACTTTTCCACCGAGCCGAGTTGAGGTCGAGTCGAATAAAGAGCATTCGGCTTGGCCGTCGCCTGTTGGGCTAATGGTCGAGAGGTCTGTAGGCCCACTTCCGCTATAAAGGGCGGACGCGCGAGGTGTGACCTTGGATCCGCAGGCACTCAGCAGTGCTAGCAGCATTAGAATCATGATGACTCTAACGAACTTCGCTTCCATCAGCGAATTCGAACCCTGCGTGATTGTCTGTGTGTTCATAACTTCCCCCTTGCCTGAACTTAGTAAGAGCAACGGTTGAGCCAACGCGACAAATCAAGAGAATGAAATTTGGACGTTATTACGAGGGTTTGAGCTTGATTTGGCGTTTCAATTTGAGACGCTTAAGGGGAATCGAACTTGGGATGCCAAAATGGCAAAGGCCTAAGAGCGTCACTGCCATCGGCCTTTGTAATTGAGCTAGGAGTCTGCTGTATGATCTCTTTTCACGTAACTCGCTGTCTTCCCTATGAAAAATCCCAGATCGTTCGATTCTTTTACACCTGTCTCGTCCCGATACTATTTCTTCCGGCGTTTGGACTCATTGGCTGCGCTAGCTCTCAGAAGGCTACTGGGCCTGTGCCACCGGGTCTTACAGGCAAACTAGAGGCGGTAACGCTGAAAGAGCCCGTGCAGCTTCGTTTAAAAGCACAGCCTAAGTCCTCAGAGACTGTCGAGTATTATCATGTGTCAGCTTCTCGAGCATTTGAGGGCCAGGAACTTCGTCACGAAAAAACCGAGACGCTTGGTTTCACGGCGCTCGCTGAAACATTGAAGTCCGAGGGCGATCGCTTCACTCAGACGATCACTGTCACGAAAAAGGACGGGACGGTTGGGCTTCACGATTTTGCTATGCCCGAGCTAGGCGAGCGACTGGAAGTCATCGCCGATTCAAAAGGAAAGATTCATAAGGCCGGAGACTGGCCGACAAATTCTATTTTCTACGTCTCGCCTATATCTCTTCCAGAGCAAGCGGTGGAAGTTGGTGATACGTGGACGATGCAGGCCACCTGGCTTTCGCTGAACGACATGGTTCCCTACGAACTTGAGATGGTTTCGATCTTAAAAGGTTTTGTGAAGTGCGGCGCCGACACATGTGCCGACATTGAAGTGAATGGCAACGTCGCGATGCAGGGCCAACTTCGCGACGCACTGGTCTTTAGAAGTGAATGGCGCGGTCGTTTGTTTTTCGCAATAGAAGCCGGGACGGTCGCTTGGTCGCGGGTCAATAGTGAAGAGCTTTTTGCCTACGATAAAGTCTATCGAACGGTTGGTTCTTGTCTGGAGGCCGCACTTCGTGAACCATCTGCGCAGTCTCTGATAGGTGTGGGGGCAAAGCCCACTTGTGAGGGCTTCACACCGCCAACAGCCTCGCGCTAGCTATAAGCCTTTGAATTCCTTTAAGCAGCTGATCCATGAAAGACGGTAACGGTGTACAACTCGCCCGTCTACGGAATCAACCGCCATCATGCCGCCTTGATGTCCGCCGCCGCCTTTGAGTTCTATCGTCGACCTCAGCTTCAGCTCAACGCTTTTCTTTGCCGGCAGACATGACAATAGATCAGGACCGTTCAATGGTTTGATAGTTTGCAGAAGATAGTTTTCGGTTGTCGGTCCAACCCACTGTTGATATCCGAACGATTTATTGAAGCCCGCATGTGAGGGGCCGTTTTGAAAGTCGACTTTTTGTTCCGCTCGTACGCCGCGATCGAGGTGAATGAATCCACGGAAGTCGACGGAATCTATTTTATAAGACCATAAACGTGGTTTTTTGATTTTCACTTTTACTTCGCAGGTTCTTTTTGAGTTTGCGACATCAGCGCCGACGCGGGTTTGGAAGTCATCGAATAGTACTGTGAGCTCGCTTGCATTGGGCGACAGAATGACGGAAACCGTCCCGGGCCGACAGCCATCTCCGCCGTGTTCAATGCTTTCTATCGAAATATCATTTGGGTTGAATCGCGAGCCCGCGATCAAATCGTCGAAAAATCCTGCCGACGCCTTTTCTGAGTAAGCGAATGTCGCTGCAGCAAGTGTGATTGCAAGCGCTAAGATCTTGGCCGAGTACTTCACACGTAAATACGACGCCGTTAAAAATATTCGAGAAACAGTACTTGAAATCAAACCGTCAATCTTCGTGGTCATACTTGCTGAGATCGTCGGTTTTGGTGAAGTATTCGTCGACATTCTGGAGCCCCCTTGCCTCCACTTTACGGGAGGTGAACCAGGGAATTACAACTGCCGTGCCGCGGAAAACTGAGGCAAAAGACGATGTTTCGGTGTCAAAAAGTGCCTAGTCCTTCAATTCGGCCCAGGTG
The Deltaproteobacteria bacterium DNA segment above includes these coding regions:
- a CDS encoding SGNH/GDSL hydrolase family protein; translated protein: MKNKVIFLALVLAGVATVSSSFAADIIYIGDSHSTGCFGRTLDVTLRTLKTKENPQSTERPATVITQASCGSASSHWLKSNGHVTRCGTLICDVSGNCDSRNSKTDSIGMLLEKEKPKVTVVALGTNMIKGKRDQSESEARSLILKIKEAGSQCIWIGPPQAALFFSPEAKFNEFVEKLESVVESEGCRFVSSVDKTARENLNDSMGLHYGCKDAETWAKKTIPVLKPLVEAALAQTPADTDSEDDAQAVAK
- a CDS encoding peptidase: MSHSSHSGSKVGARANAKAIRKAKGPVVKKSIVIDESQGLVFETERELYNHFQPQISMLEAEVLANRSSKDLPSSEFRKYEPLLQQVIDDPDEIWEDAVSIHGLRVTSYVGHYVTDSSKSLDDQEAGVYYVALAYAVEGSARFIYLHFPSRDLKLVDRFRRGELVFDRIMKEVEKGAVEGDALSEGDALAVGLYKAMLSLRATTDYAEDVFHDHEESREPTIEDPDEIWRSSDLNGNTLVTFVKKFDEGAAGDDEFWYIAVTVEDEASSSHALLFSFPTNDENLVDRYRHGENLQAEEVTQEASH
- a CDS encoding DUF4360 domain-containing protein; translated protein: MSTNTSPKPTISASMTTKIDGLISSTVSRIFLTASYLRVKYSAKILALAITLAAATFAYSEKASAGFFDDLIAGSRFNPNDISIESIEHGGDGCRPGTVSVILSPNASELTVLFDDFQTRVGADVANSKRTCEVKVKIKKPRLWSYKIDSVDFRGFIHLDRGVRAEQKVDFQNGPSHAGFNKSFGYQQWVGPTTENYLLQTIKPLNGPDLLSCLPAKKSVELKLRSTIELKGGGGHQGGMMAVDSVDGRVVHRYRLSWISCLKEFKGL